A genomic region of Rhizobium sp. NXC24 contains the following coding sequences:
- a CDS encoding LysE family translocator gives MAPDTFLALLLFAFTTSITPGPNNMMLFASGVNFGFRRTIPHMLGIGAGFLSLLLGVGLGLGALLHTVPLLYTALKFAGGAYLVWIAWKIATSRSLSEKESGVEPMSFLSAAAFQWVNPKAWVMAVTAMATYTNPQLYLISVLLVGLAFAAVNVPSVSTWAGFGSALRDWLSDPVRLKWFNITMAVLLVLSLWPMLK, from the coding sequence ATGGCGCCGGATACATTTTTGGCTCTTCTGTTGTTTGCGTTCACGACATCGATCACGCCCGGACCTAACAATATGATGCTGTTCGCATCGGGCGTGAATTTCGGTTTTCGTCGCACGATCCCGCACATGCTCGGCATCGGCGCCGGCTTTCTGTCGTTGCTGCTGGGCGTCGGGCTGGGGCTTGGGGCATTGCTGCATACCGTACCGCTGCTCTACACTGCCCTGAAATTCGCCGGTGGAGCCTATCTCGTCTGGATCGCCTGGAAAATTGCGACGTCACGCAGCCTCAGCGAGAAGGAAAGCGGCGTGGAGCCGATGAGTTTCCTGAGCGCTGCCGCCTTTCAGTGGGTCAATCCCAAGGCCTGGGTCATGGCTGTCACGGCCATGGCGACCTACACCAATCCGCAGCTCTATTTGATCAGCGTATTACTCGTCGGCCTTGCCTTTGCGGCGGTCAATGTTCCCAGCGTTTCGACCTGGGCCGGTTTCGGCTCGGCCCTGCGCGACTGGCTTTCGGACCCCGTTCGCCTCAAATGGTTCAACATCACCATGGCGGTCCTGCTGGTGCTCAGCCTCTGGCCGATGCTAAAGTAG
- a CDS encoding aldo/keto reductase, which produces MRDPIPTVTLPSGITVPALGQGTWNMGETIARAEDEIASLKAGLDLGMTLIDTAEMYGDGGAEEIVGKAIKGQRDKVFIVSKVYPMNASRKGAIEACERSLKRMKIDRIDLYLLHWRGEYPLAETVAAFEALKAAGKIGAWGVSNFDVDDMEELLAVPDGGNVAANQVLYNLGRRGIEYDLLPWCQERNIPIMAYSPIEQGRLAHHPDLIHIAKTYQATPAQVALAFLLERDGVIAIPKTSNPQRVAENRDAVSLDITDEDWATLDAAFPPPARKKPLEML; this is translated from the coding sequence ATGCGCGACCCCATTCCTACCGTCACCCTTCCCTCCGGCATCACGGTTCCCGCTCTTGGCCAGGGGACATGGAACATGGGCGAAACGATCGCTCGGGCTGAGGACGAGATCGCCAGCCTAAAGGCCGGGCTTGATCTCGGCATGACGCTGATCGACACCGCCGAAATGTATGGCGACGGCGGCGCGGAGGAAATCGTCGGCAAGGCGATCAAGGGGCAGCGCGACAAGGTATTCATCGTCAGCAAGGTCTATCCCATGAACGCGAGTCGCAAGGGCGCGATCGAGGCATGCGAACGCAGCCTGAAACGGATGAAAATCGACCGCATCGACCTCTATCTGCTGCATTGGCGCGGAGAGTATCCGCTGGCTGAAACAGTGGCGGCCTTCGAAGCCCTGAAAGCCGCAGGCAAGATCGGCGCCTGGGGTGTCTCGAACTTCGATGTTGACGACATGGAGGAACTGCTGGCCGTTCCCGATGGCGGCAATGTCGCCGCCAATCAAGTGCTCTACAATCTCGGCCGACGCGGCATCGAATATGATCTGCTGCCGTGGTGCCAGGAGCGCAACATTCCGATCATGGCCTATTCGCCGATCGAGCAGGGCCGCCTCGCCCATCATCCGGACCTGATCCACATCGCGAAGACCTATCAGGCAACGCCGGCTCAGGTGGCGCTTGCCTTTCTGCTGGAGCGCGACGGCGTGATCGCCATTCCCAAGACCTCCAATCCGCAACGGGTTGCGGAAAACCGCGACGCCGTCTCGCTCGACATCACCGACGAGGATTGGGCCACCCTCGACGCCGCCTTTCCGCCACCGGCGCGAAAGAAGCCGCTGGAGATGCTCTAA
- a CDS encoding capsular biosynthesis protein: MRLGATFYVRQAFPWLGQYFGSQKIASTLSPAIGGIVSWGGRMPAKTAAAISRLRGLPNWNLEDGFLRSVGLGKAGAVPLSIVVDDLGLPVDANRPSRLERLIQGADGVQIGELGKAIREQIVRNKLSKYNHLPHKAPTIERTTKRRILLVDQVVGDISIGKALGSRASFERMLADAQASGAQCVIRTHPDVMAGHRKGYLTTEIAGKSDGILLNDAVSVASVLDVVDEVWTVSSQFGFDALLRGIPVRCYAAPFYAGWGVTEDQFGVYTKAVLADRRTRRCTVDQIAAAAFSLYPTYRDPADWRQIDVFQAIELIVTQQRAEARN; encoded by the coding sequence ATGCGTCTCGGCGCTACCTTCTATGTGCGGCAGGCTTTCCCCTGGCTTGGCCAGTATTTCGGGTCGCAGAAGATCGCGTCGACCCTCTCGCCGGCCATCGGTGGTATCGTATCCTGGGGCGGGCGCATGCCGGCAAAGACGGCAGCGGCGATCTCGCGGTTGCGGGGATTGCCGAATTGGAACCTTGAAGACGGTTTTCTGCGCTCGGTCGGCCTTGGAAAGGCTGGCGCAGTGCCGCTCTCCATCGTCGTCGATGATCTCGGTCTGCCGGTGGATGCGAACCGGCCGTCGCGTCTCGAGCGGCTGATCCAAGGGGCTGATGGGGTGCAGATTGGCGAACTTGGCAAGGCAATCCGCGAACAGATCGTTCGGAACAAGCTCTCCAAATACAATCATCTGCCGCACAAGGCGCCCACGATCGAGCGGACAACGAAACGCCGTATCCTGCTGGTCGATCAGGTCGTCGGCGATATCTCCATTGGCAAGGCACTCGGTTCACGCGCCTCGTTCGAACGGATGCTTGCCGATGCGCAGGCCAGCGGCGCGCAGTGCGTGATCCGGACGCATCCGGATGTCATGGCCGGCCACCGCAAGGGATATCTGACTACAGAAATTGCCGGCAAGAGCGACGGGATATTACTCAACGATGCGGTGTCGGTAGCATCGGTCCTGGACGTTGTGGATGAGGTCTGGACGGTCTCCAGCCAGTTCGGCTTCGACGCGCTGCTGCGCGGCATTCCGGTACGCTGCTATGCCGCGCCGTTTTATGCCGGATGGGGTGTGACGGAAGATCAATTCGGCGTCTACACGAAAGCAGTCCTTGCCGACAGACGAACAAGGCGGTGTACCGTCGACCAGATCGCCGCGGCTGCCTTTTCGCTTTATCCGACCTATCGCGATCCGGCCGACTGGCGGCAGATCGATGTTTTCCAGGCAATCGAGCTGATCGTCACGCAGCAGCGCGCGGAGGCCCGCAATTAG
- the ilvN gene encoding acetolactate synthase small subunit produces the protein MTAHLQPTGSAYFISPETAASESHTLSVLVDNEPGVLARVIGLFSGRGYNIESLTVSETEHQAHLSRITIVTRGTPQVLEQIKAQLERIVPVHRVVDLTVRARDLGQERPIEREVALLKVIGSGETRAETLRLADAFHAKVVDATVEHFILEITGKSSKIDQFIAIIKPLGLIEVCRTGIAAMNRGPQGM, from the coding sequence ATGACCGCACACCTTCAACCCACGGGCTCCGCCTATTTCATCTCGCCGGAAACCGCGGCTTCCGAGAGCCATACGCTTTCGGTGCTGGTCGACAACGAGCCCGGCGTTCTCGCCCGCGTCATCGGCCTCTTCTCCGGCCGGGGTTACAACATCGAAAGCCTTACCGTTTCCGAGACCGAGCATCAGGCGCATCTGTCGCGCATCACCATCGTCACGCGCGGCACGCCGCAGGTGCTGGAGCAGATCAAGGCGCAGCTTGAGCGCATTGTGCCGGTCCATCGTGTCGTCGACCTGACGGTACGCGCCCGCGATCTCGGCCAGGAGCGGCCGATCGAGCGCGAAGTGGCGCTGCTGAAGGTGATCGGAAGCGGCGAGACCCGCGCTGAAACGCTGCGGCTGGCCGATGCCTTCCATGCCAAGGTGGTGGACGCGACCGTCGAGCATTTCATTCTCGAAATCACCGGCAAGTCCTCGAAGATCGATCAGTTCATCGCCATCATCAAGCCGCTCGGCCTGATCGAAGTCTGCCGCACCGGCATCGCCGCGATGAACCGCGGCCCGCAGGGAATGTGA
- a CDS encoding acetolactate synthase 3 large subunit: MTGKDNQTSGNQMTGAEIVLQALKDNGVEHIFGYPGGAVLPIYDEIFQQDDIQHILVRHEQGAGHAAEGYARSTGKVGVMLVTSGPGATNAVTPLQDALMDSIPLVCLSGQVPTSLIGSDAFQECDTVGITRPCTKHNWLVKDVNKLAAVIHEAFRIAQSGRPGPVVVDIPKDVQFATGTYTPPEAHDVQKSYQPKVQGDLNRITQAIELMASARRPIIYSGGGVVNSGPEASKLLRELVELTGFPITSTLMGLGAYPASGKNWLGMLGMHGSYEANMAMHDCDVMVCIGARFDDRITGRLNAFSPNSKKIHIDIDPSSINKNVRVDIGILGDVGNVLEDMVRLWRALPHKPAADRLGDWWANITRWRARNSFAYKPHDDVIMPQYAIQRLYELTKDRDTYITTEVGQHQMWAAQFYGFEQPNRWMTSGGLGTMGYGLPAALGVQIAHPESLVIDIAGDASIQMCIQEMSAAIQHDAPIKIFILNNQYMGMVRQWQQLLHGNRLSHSYTEAMPDFVKLAEAYGAVGLRCEKPGDLDAAIQEMIDVKKPVIFDCRVANLANCFPMIPSGKAHNEMLLPDEATDEAVANAIDAKGRQLV, encoded by the coding sequence ATGACCGGCAAAGATAATCAGACGAGCGGCAATCAGATGACAGGCGCGGAGATCGTGTTGCAGGCGCTCAAGGACAATGGCGTCGAACACATCTTCGGTTATCCGGGCGGCGCGGTTTTGCCGATCTATGACGAAATTTTCCAACAGGACGATATCCAGCATATCCTCGTGCGCCATGAGCAGGGCGCAGGCCATGCGGCGGAAGGTTATGCCCGCTCGACCGGCAAAGTCGGCGTCATGCTGGTCACCTCCGGTCCGGGCGCGACGAATGCCGTCACGCCGCTGCAGGACGCCTTGATGGATTCGATCCCGCTGGTTTGCCTGAGCGGCCAGGTTCCCACGTCACTGATCGGCTCGGACGCGTTCCAGGAATGCGACACGGTCGGCATTACGCGTCCCTGCACCAAGCACAATTGGCTGGTCAAGGATGTCAACAAGCTCGCCGCGGTCATCCACGAAGCTTTCCGCATCGCCCAGTCCGGCCGTCCGGGTCCCGTCGTCGTCGACATTCCGAAGGATGTTCAGTTCGCCACCGGCACTTATACACCGCCGGAAGCGCATGATGTCCAGAAGAGCTACCAGCCCAAGGTTCAGGGCGATCTCAACAGGATCACGCAGGCTATCGAGCTGATGGCGAGCGCGCGCCGGCCGATCATCTATTCCGGTGGCGGCGTCGTCAATTCCGGTCCGGAAGCCTCGAAGCTGTTGCGCGAACTCGTCGAGCTGACGGGCTTCCCGATCACTTCCACGCTGATGGGCCTCGGTGCCTATCCGGCATCCGGCAAGAACTGGCTCGGAATGCTCGGCATGCATGGTTCCTACGAAGCCAACATGGCGATGCATGATTGCGACGTCATGGTCTGTATCGGCGCGCGTTTCGACGACCGCATTACCGGCCGTCTGAACGCCTTTTCGCCGAATTCGAAGAAGATCCACATCGACATCGATCCGTCGTCGATCAACAAGAACGTTCGCGTCGATATCGGCATCCTTGGCGATGTCGGCAATGTTCTGGAAGATATGGTTCGCCTGTGGCGCGCACTGCCGCATAAGCCGGCAGCAGATCGCCTCGGCGATTGGTGGGCGAATATCACACGCTGGCGTGCGCGCAATTCCTTCGCCTACAAGCCGCACGACGATGTCATCATGCCGCAATATGCGATCCAGCGTCTCTATGAGCTGACCAAGGATCGCGACACCTACATCACCACCGAAGTCGGCCAGCACCAGATGTGGGCGGCACAGTTCTATGGCTTCGAGCAACCGAACCGCTGGATGACCTCCGGCGGCCTCGGCACCATGGGTTACGGCCTGCCGGCTGCCCTTGGCGTACAGATCGCCCATCCGGAAAGCCTGGTCATCGATATTGCCGGCGATGCCTCGATCCAGATGTGCATTCAGGAAATGTCGGCGGCCATCCAGCACGATGCGCCGATCAAGATCTTCATCCTGAACAACCAATATATGGGCATGGTGCGCCAATGGCAGCAGTTGCTGCACGGCAACCGCCTGTCGCACTCCTATACAGAGGCGATGCCCGATTTCGTCAAGCTGGCGGAAGCCTACGGTGCCGTCGGCCTGCGCTGCGAAAAGCCCGGCGATCTCGATGCCGCGATCCAGGAAATGATCGACGTCAAGAAGCCCGTTATTTTCGATTGCCGAGTTGCCAATCTCGCCAACTGCTTCCCGATGATTCCCTCGGGCAAGGCACATAACGAGATGCTGCTGCCGGACGAAGCCACCGACGAGGCCGTCGCCAACGCCATCGACGCCAAGGGCCGGCAGCTCGTTTGA
- a CDS encoding ATP-binding protein yields MLNNDLQTSGKAGDLDRRDNLKPGNRFLGRVVACTGSRATIAAVAEDGGTDLTELWSVGKLISISVGSNRVAALVYAMNTGNTGWGEGQDNLFRIEVELLGEVRVGSNGREEFSSGISAYPHLGAIAHRIRAADLMRIFDAGKDSSCVIGKLTQDESIDAAIHIPSMLAKHFAVVGSTGVGKSTAVSLLLHKAIVSDPKLRVLILDPHNEFAAAFPKHSVVVDTDTLDLPFWLMRLDEFAEVVFRGRPPIPDELDMLRDIIPEAKRAFRGSDSPLMRRQTEKSSVTADTPVPYRMADLLALIDERIGRLEGRQEKPHLRSLKMRVISAINDPRYHFMFSNNTISDTIMETIAQIFRIPGDDKPICTFQLAGIPSEVVNSVASVLCRMAFELALWSEGAIHMLVVCEEAHRYIPADPNLGFFPTRQAIARIAKEGRKYGVSLGIITQRPGELDQTILSQCSTLFAMRLANDRDQDIIRSAIPNSSISTTSFLSSIGNGEAIAFGEAIAVPMRMRFSRVEENLLPKASGSIARTSEESPDTVDLRTIVGRMRSISGPDISAFQQSYKASSEPAAYMDEDIGDDDFDQPAAISEPQPVRIDPPPIEPYRPDMLPRATAASAFSAAPQTSIDSRLAELRREFRGGDNTSSPSPSEKEPAPSVRREGGLSLRDSILKKPLSSLYNKD; encoded by the coding sequence TTGCTCAATAATGATTTGCAGACGTCCGGCAAAGCTGGGGACCTTGATCGCCGCGACAATCTGAAGCCGGGAAATCGCTTCCTCGGCCGTGTCGTCGCGTGCACCGGTTCCAGGGCAACCATCGCCGCAGTCGCCGAGGATGGCGGTACCGATCTGACCGAGCTTTGGTCCGTCGGCAAACTGATCTCGATCAGCGTAGGCTCCAATCGCGTCGCAGCTCTCGTCTACGCCATGAACACCGGCAATACCGGCTGGGGCGAAGGACAGGACAATCTTTTCCGCATCGAAGTGGAATTGCTGGGCGAAGTCCGCGTCGGATCAAACGGCCGCGAGGAGTTTTCCAGCGGCATTTCCGCCTATCCCCATCTCGGCGCCATCGCTCACCGTATCCGCGCAGCCGATCTCATGCGCATTTTCGATGCCGGCAAGGACAGCAGTTGCGTCATCGGCAAGCTGACGCAGGATGAAAGCATCGACGCCGCCATTCATATCCCTTCGATGCTGGCCAAGCATTTCGCCGTGGTCGGCTCCACCGGCGTCGGTAAATCGACCGCTGTCTCCTTGCTGCTGCACAAGGCAATCGTCTCCGATCCCAAACTGCGCGTGCTGATCCTCGATCCGCACAACGAATTCGCCGCCGCCTTTCCCAAGCATTCTGTCGTCGTCGATACGGATACGCTCGACCTGCCCTTCTGGCTGATGCGGCTCGACGAGTTTGCCGAGGTTGTCTTCCGGGGCCGGCCGCCGATCCCCGACGAACTGGATATGCTGCGCGATATTATTCCCGAAGCGAAGCGCGCCTTTCGCGGCAGTGACTCGCCGCTGATGCGCCGTCAGACGGAAAAAAGCTCGGTGACAGCAGATACACCGGTTCCCTATCGCATGGCCGATCTGCTGGCCCTGATCGACGAGCGCATCGGCCGCCTCGAAGGCCGGCAGGAAAAACCGCATTTGCGCTCTCTGAAGATGCGCGTCATCTCGGCGATCAACGATCCGCGTTATCATTTCATGTTCTCCAACAATACGATCAGCGACACGATCATGGAGACGATCGCGCAGATCTTTCGTATTCCCGGTGATGACAAGCCGATCTGTACCTTCCAGCTCGCCGGCATTCCCTCCGAAGTAGTCAATTCCGTCGCCTCCGTTCTCTGCCGCATGGCCTTCGAGCTTGCGCTTTGGAGCGAAGGGGCGATCCATATGCTGGTCGTCTGCGAAGAAGCGCATCGCTATATCCCCGCCGACCCGAACCTCGGCTTCTTCCCAACGCGGCAGGCGATTGCCCGCATCGCCAAGGAGGGCCGCAAATACGGTGTGTCGCTCGGCATCATCACCCAGCGTCCGGGCGAACTTGATCAGACGATCCTGTCGCAATGCTCGACGCTGTTCGCCATGCGCCTCGCAAACGATCGCGACCAGGACATCATACGGTCGGCAATCCCGAACTCCTCAATTTCGACGACGAGCTTCCTGTCTTCGATCGGCAACGGCGAAGCCATCGCCTTCGGCGAAGCCATTGCAGTCCCCATGCGCATGCGCTTTTCCCGCGTCGAAGAAAACCTACTGCCGAAGGCCAGCGGTAGCATCGCAAGAACGAGCGAGGAATCACCCGATACCGTCGACTTGCGCACCATCGTCGGCCGCATGCGCTCGATCTCCGGTCCCGACATCTCTGCCTTTCAGCAGAGCTATAAGGCCTCAAGCGAGCCGGCCGCTTATATGGACGAGGACATTGGCGATGACGATTTCGATCAGCCTGCCGCAATATCCGAGCCCCAGCCGGTGCGAATTGATCCGCCACCGATAGAGCCTTATCGGCCCGACATGCTGCCGCGCGCCACGGCGGCTTCGGCTTTTAGCGCAGCTCCCCAGACGTCGATCGATAGCAGACTTGCCGAGCTGCGCCGAGAGTTCCGAGGCGGCGACAACACAAGCAGTCCATCCCCTTCGGAGAAGGAGCCCGCTCCGTCTGTGCGGCGCGAAGGCGGCCTCTCGTTGCGCGACAGTATCCTGAAGAAGCCGCTGAGCAGCCTCTATAACAAGGACTGA
- the miaA gene encoding tRNA (adenosine(37)-N6)-dimethylallyltransferase MiaA — protein MSRNLISDIDAILITGPTASGKSALAVELARAHDGVVVNADSMQVYDTLRVLTARPSEAEMQGIPHHLYGHVPARQAYSTGAWLREAAALVAQLRDEKRLPVFVGGTGLYFKALTGGLSDMPEIPAEIRNHLRERLLMEGAEALHRELVIRDPAVAESLNPQDGQRIVRALEVIEATGQSIAAFQGKTGPVIVDADRARKIIVLPDRAVLHQRINGRFEKMLAMGAEDEVRALLALKLPDEMPVMKAIGVTQIAAMLRGEMTREEVLETGAAATRQYAKRQMTWFRNQMNESWERISP, from the coding sequence ATGAGCAGAAACCTTATAAGCGATATCGACGCGATCCTGATAACCGGGCCGACCGCCAGCGGCAAGTCCGCGCTTGCCGTGGAATTGGCGCGCGCGCATGACGGCGTGGTCGTCAATGCCGACAGCATGCAGGTCTACGACACATTGCGCGTGCTGACGGCTCGGCCATCCGAAGCGGAGATGCAAGGCATTCCTCATCATCTTTATGGCCATGTGCCGGCAAGGCAAGCCTATTCCACCGGCGCCTGGCTGCGCGAGGCTGCCGCGTTGGTGGCGCAATTGCGCGATGAGAAACGGCTGCCCGTTTTTGTCGGCGGCACCGGGCTCTATTTCAAGGCTCTGACCGGCGGGCTTTCCGACATGCCCGAGATCCCCGCGGAGATTCGCAACCACCTGCGGGAGCGGTTGTTGATGGAGGGAGCCGAGGCGCTGCATCGGGAGCTTGTTATTCGCGATCCAGCCGTAGCGGAAAGTCTCAATCCTCAGGATGGCCAGCGCATCGTGCGTGCCCTGGAAGTGATCGAGGCGACGGGACAATCCATCGCCGCTTTTCAGGGCAAGACCGGTCCCGTTATCGTCGATGCCGATCGTGCGCGAAAGATCATCGTGCTGCCGGATCGCGCGGTCTTGCATCAGCGCATCAACGGCCGTTTCGAAAAGATGCTCGCCATGGGTGCTGAAGATGAGGTGCGGGCCTTGCTGGCATTGAAACTGCCGGACGAGATGCCCGTCATGAAGGCGATCGGCGTCACGCAGATTGCTGCGATGCTACGCGGCGAGATGACGCGTGAGGAGGTTCTTGAAACCGGTGCTGCCGCGACGCGGCAATATGCCAAGCGGCAGATGACCTGGTTTCGCAATCAGATGAATGAAAGCTGGGAGCGGATTAGTCCGTAG
- the serB gene encoding phosphoserine phosphatase SerB produces the protein MAFVATLIANPSNPVLVPAIAEPAADAVKALGLYWLADGIACDIALRDDADLRAAEANILAIIAGAPIDLVIQEAETRRKKLLIADMDSTMIGQECIDELAAEVGLKEKVADITARAMNGEIAFEPALRERVALLKGLPLSVVDDVIAKRITLTPGGAELIATMKAKGYYSALVSGGFTLFTSRIAATLDFDENHANILLEDNGVLTGLVAEPILGMQAKVDALNTIAEKLGISTDDAIAVGDGANDLGMLQLAGSGVALHAKPTVAAQAKMRIDHGDLTALLYIQGYRKTDFIKP, from the coding sequence ATGGCCTTCGTTGCCACGCTTATTGCCAATCCGTCAAACCCCGTTCTCGTTCCGGCAATCGCCGAGCCGGCGGCGGACGCCGTCAAGGCGCTGGGACTTTATTGGCTGGCTGACGGCATCGCCTGCGATATTGCGCTGCGCGACGACGCCGACCTGCGGGCAGCGGAAGCCAACATTCTCGCCATCATTGCCGGAGCGCCGATCGATCTGGTCATCCAGGAAGCAGAGACGCGCCGGAAGAAATTGCTGATCGCCGACATGGACTCCACCATGATTGGCCAGGAATGCATCGACGAACTGGCCGCCGAAGTCGGATTGAAGGAAAAGGTCGCCGACATCACCGCGCGCGCCATGAATGGTGAGATCGCCTTCGAGCCGGCTTTGCGTGAGCGCGTGGCCCTGCTGAAGGGCCTGCCGCTGTCCGTCGTTGATGACGTCATCGCCAAACGCATCACCCTCACTCCCGGCGGGGCGGAACTGATCGCCACCATGAAAGCCAAGGGCTATTACAGCGCCCTCGTCTCCGGTGGCTTCACCCTCTTTACGAGCCGCATCGCGGCCACCTTGGATTTCGACGAGAACCACGCCAACATCCTGCTGGAAGACAACGGCGTGCTGACCGGCCTTGTCGCCGAACCCATTCTCGGCATGCAAGCCAAGGTCGACGCACTCAACACTATTGCCGAAAAGCTCGGCATCTCCACCGATGACGCGATTGCCGTCGGCGACGGCGCCAACGATCTCGGCATGCTGCAACTCGCCGGCTCCGGTGTCGCCCTGCACGCCAAACCGACCGTGGCTGCCCAGGCCAAGATGCGCATCGACCACGGCGACCTGACCGCCCTGCTCTACATCCAGGGCTACCGGAAAACGGATTTCATCAAACCATAG
- a CDS encoding GNAT family N-acetyltransferase translates to MIITETDRLIIRNWREADRELAYEINSDEAVMEFFPFRRNREEANAFFERVQSMIAETGLGFYALELKASGEALGFCGLAQTNHLEPFVPAGTVEIGWRLAARYWGKGFVSEAARALLAHGFETLDFDQIVSFAVHNNIRSTSVMERIGMHRVEGGDFDHPGVPDTYPHLQRHVLYRLTAAEWRALQ, encoded by the coding sequence ATGATCATCACCGAAACCGACCGACTCATCATCCGGAACTGGCGCGAGGCGGATCGCGAACTCGCCTACGAGATCAACTCCGACGAGGCCGTCATGGAGTTCTTTCCATTCCGCCGCAATCGTGAGGAAGCCAACGCCTTTTTCGAGCGCGTCCAATCCATGATCGCTGAGACCGGGCTTGGCTTCTATGCCCTGGAGCTCAAGGCAAGTGGTGAGGCGCTTGGCTTTTGTGGACTGGCACAGACAAACCATCTGGAACCGTTTGTACCAGCAGGTACCGTCGAGATCGGCTGGCGGCTTGCGGCGCGATATTGGGGCAAGGGATTTGTCAGCGAGGCGGCGCGGGCATTGCTTGCCCACGGCTTCGAAACGCTTGATTTCGACCAGATCGTATCCTTCGCGGTTCATAATAATATCCGCTCGACATCGGTAATGGAGCGGATCGGCATGCATCGGGTCGAAGGCGGGGATTTCGACCACCCCGGCGTTCCCGATACCTACCCTCACCTGCAGCGTCACGTGCTCTATCGCCTCACCGCAGCCGAGTGGCGCGCCCTGCAATGA
- a CDS encoding GNAT family N-acetyltransferase: MTIIETPRFILRPCRESDRELFYELSSDPDVLEFFPFRRSREDADAVFDMISGQTPEDGFDLLVLTLKQSGKPIGLSGLSGPKLEPFLPENAVEIGWRLSAGNWRQGYASEAGAALLRHGFETLKLDEIVSIAVHNNHRALAVMQRIGMRPDPAGAFDHPDIPATHPQLKRHALYRLSAAEWRQRQMQATER; this comes from the coding sequence ATGACGATCATCGAGACGCCGCGGTTCATCCTGCGCCCGTGCCGGGAAAGCGACCGCGAACTCTTCTATGAACTGAGTTCCGATCCCGATGTCCTCGAATTCTTTCCCTTCCGCCGCAGCCGTGAAGACGCTGATGCCGTCTTCGACATGATCAGCGGACAGACGCCGGAAGACGGTTTCGATCTTCTCGTGCTGACGTTGAAGCAGAGCGGCAAGCCGATCGGCCTCAGCGGACTTTCAGGGCCGAAACTTGAACCGTTCCTTCCCGAAAACGCCGTCGAAATCGGCTGGCGACTTTCAGCAGGGAATTGGCGTCAGGGCTATGCTAGCGAGGCAGGCGCGGCCCTGTTGCGCCATGGTTTCGAGACGCTGAAACTCGATGAAATCGTGTCCATCGCCGTGCACAATAATCACCGCGCCTTGGCCGTCATGCAAAGGATTGGCATGCGTCCGGATCCGGCCGGCGCGTTCGACCACCCCGATATTCCCGCCACTCATCCGCAATTGAAGCGCCATGCGCTCTATCGCCTCAGCGCTGCAGAATGGCGCCAGCGGCAGATGCAGGCTACGGAACGTTGA